One genomic window of Polynucleobacter sp. HIN11 includes the following:
- a CDS encoding c-type cytochrome — protein MKSALILSLLSASIGFAHAGNVAKGKELVEKNNCAACHGAGLKAPVAPAYPKIAGQYQDYLYYALKSYQVDGNSLVGRNNAIMQSQVKQFSDKDLKDMAAYIASIPGDLIVKK, from the coding sequence ATGAAATCCGCTCTGATCCTCTCCTTGTTAAGTGCCTCCATTGGGTTTGCTCACGCTGGTAATGTTGCCAAGGGTAAAGAACTGGTTGAAAAGAACAATTGTGCTGCCTGCCATGGCGCTGGCCTCAAAGCCCCAGTGGCTCCCGCTTATCCGAAAATTGCGGGTCAATACCAAGACTATTTGTATTACGCACTGAAGTCCTACCAAGTGGATGGCAATTCTCTGGTGGGCCGCAATAATGCCATCATGCAATCGCAAGTGAAGCAATTTAGCGATAAAGATCTAAAAGATATGGCTGCCTATATTGCATCAATTCCTGGTGATCTGATCGTCAAAAAATAG